A genomic segment from Colletotrichum higginsianum IMI 349063 chromosome 5, whole genome shotgun sequence encodes:
- a CDS encoding Synaptobrevin: MPEDAPYDPYIPSGQAAPQQQGGAGGNARTQALQAQIDDTVGVMRENINKVSQRGERLDALQDKTDNLAVSAQGFRRGANRVRKQMWWKDVKMRMCLIAGIIILILIIVIPAVVATR; the protein is encoded by the exons ATGCCCGAGGACGCCCCCTACGACCCTTACATCCCCAGCGGCCAGGCCGCGCCGCAACAGcaaggaggagctggcgGCAATGCGAGGACCCAGGCCCTGCAAGCT CAAATCGACGACACCGTTGGCGTGATGCGGGAGAACATCAACAAGGTCTCCCAACGTGGCGAGCGCCTCGATGCTCTGCAAGATAAGACTGACAACCTGGCTGTCTCGGCCCAGGGCTTCCGCCGGGGCGCCAACCGTGTCCGCAAGCAGATGTGGTGGAAGGATGTCAAGATGCGCATGTGTCTGATTGCTGGCATCATCATTctcatcctcatcatcgtcattcCCGCCG TCGTCGCAACGCGCTAG